One window of the Shewanella maritima genome contains the following:
- a CDS encoding ABC transporter substrate-binding protein: MEAYKFKLVILLSLALLTSCGEQQTITNPSSEVTFALPKQLGSISVHIAAEQGFFAKYGIDPKIKYYPSGKRALNEGLLRGEADFANTADIPFVFAIDRKQPVKCIATLYYTDDVNGIAANKLRGINEISDLRGKTIATQKFSTVHHFHDSILPIYGIELDSITTTFAKAEELADLLYQQKIDAFTMREPYLSQAIELLGDDVKIFKFPHDYIQFEVLLTTDTYLKHNPQIVEDVLSAIIEAELYIKQNPDRAIQSFSNALGVQQGVLKQSFSTSNARINLPQSALSLWERQLHWAQLQNDTNGGNDKNNINIMQFIDTSPLATVSNDRVSIITDE, translated from the coding sequence ATGGAAGCATATAAGTTCAAATTAGTCATATTATTATCCCTCGCTCTGTTAACAAGCTGCGGTGAGCAACAAACGATAACTAACCCAAGCTCAGAGGTGACCTTCGCCCTACCCAAGCAACTAGGCTCTATTAGCGTGCATATTGCTGCTGAGCAGGGCTTTTTCGCTAAATACGGTATCGACCCTAAAATAAAATACTACCCCAGTGGTAAACGCGCTTTGAATGAGGGACTACTCAGAGGCGAAGCAGACTTTGCCAATACCGCGGATATTCCATTCGTATTTGCGATTGACCGTAAACAGCCCGTAAAGTGCATTGCTACGCTCTACTACACTGATGATGTAAATGGAATCGCTGCAAATAAACTACGCGGAATAAATGAAATTTCTGACCTTCGAGGAAAAACAATCGCTACGCAGAAGTTTTCTACCGTTCACCACTTCCACGACTCGATATTACCTATTTATGGTATAGAACTCGATTCAATAACAACAACATTCGCGAAGGCTGAAGAGCTAGCCGACTTGCTTTACCAGCAGAAAATCGACGCGTTTACAATGCGAGAACCATACCTTTCACAAGCGATTGAGTTGCTCGGAGACGATGTAAAAATATTCAAATTCCCCCATGACTACATTCAATTTGAGGTACTACTTACCACTGACACTTATCTTAAGCATAACCCGCAAATTGTTGAAGACGTCTTATCGGCTATTATTGAAGCAGAGCTTTATATAAAACAAAATCCTGATCGTGCGATTCAAAGTTTTTCAAACGCTTTAGGTGTGCAACAAGGCGTGTTGAAACAAAGTTTTTCTACATCAAATGCACGAATAAACCTCCCGCAGTCTGCGCTCAGCCTATGGGAACGACAATTACACTGGGCTCAACTACAAAATGACACTAATGGAGGCAATGACAAAAACAATATAAATATTATGCAATTCATCGATACAAGCCCATTGGCGACGGTATCAAACGACCGAGTGAGTATCATTACTGATGAATAG
- the cysZ gene encoding sulfate transporter CysZ, with product MTLKSMPVKKSGVNYFFEGLQLIKQPGLRVFVVIPLLVNFVLFGSAMYFAFGKLGELFEWMNAQLPEYLAWLDFFLWPLAVSSLLVVMSFVFSSVMNWIAAPFNGLLAEKVENHLTGKSLNSGNTVDLIKDLPRIMKREWTKFKYYLPRAIGFLVLFLLPGVGQTIAPILWFLFTSWMMAIQYCDYPFDNHKVPFDDMKRALSNTKGTSYSFGASVTLFSMIPILNLFVMPIAICGATAMWVDRYREVYKHPEIARD from the coding sequence ATGACCTTAAAATCTATGCCTGTGAAAAAAAGTGGCGTGAATTATTTTTTTGAAGGCTTGCAATTGATTAAGCAGCCTGGGCTTCGTGTATTTGTTGTGATCCCACTGCTGGTTAACTTTGTACTCTTTGGTAGCGCCATGTATTTTGCCTTTGGCAAACTCGGTGAATTATTTGAATGGATGAATGCCCAGTTACCAGAATACCTTGCCTGGCTCGACTTTTTCTTGTGGCCACTTGCAGTATCAAGCTTACTGGTGGTGATGTCATTTGTTTTTAGCTCAGTGATGAACTGGATAGCCGCGCCATTTAACGGTTTGCTGGCTGAAAAGGTCGAAAACCATCTCACCGGTAAATCGCTTAACTCGGGCAATACGGTAGATTTAATCAAAGACTTACCACGCATAATGAAGCGCGAGTGGACTAAGTTTAAGTATTACCTACCCAGAGCAATCGGCTTTTTAGTCTTGTTCTTATTGCCTGGCGTTGGGCAAACAATCGCGCCAATCTTATGGTTTTTATTCACTTCATGGATGATGGCAATTCAATATTGCGACTACCCGTTTGATAACCACAAGGTGCCGTTTGACGATATGAAACGTGCGCTTAGCAATACCAAAGGTACCAGTTACTCGTTTGGTGCATCGGTTACCCTGTTTTCCATGATCCCCATCTTAAACTTGTTTGTTATGCCTATCGCGATTTGCGGAGCAACAGCAATGTGGGTTGACCGCTACCGCGAAGTGTATAAACACCCAGAAATTGCACGCGATTAA
- the smc gene encoding chromosome segregation protein SMC, producing MRLKQIKLAGFKSFVDATKIPFEHALSAVVGPNGCGKSNVIDAVRWVLGESSAKHLRGDAMTDVIFNGSASRRPISVASVELTFDNSEGRLAGQYANFQDVSVKRQVNRDSESTYFLNGQKCRRKDITDLFMGTGLGPRSYAIIEQGTISRLIESKPQELRVFIEEAAGISRYKERRRETENRIRHTRENLERLNDIRLELGEQLEKLAAQAEDAKTYRELKANERSYHSQLLVLKWQDLQQQFDKLTKQIDKLTLEQASVDDELRQFDTSQSLVTQQLAELTATEQAKVELYYQAGNQVSRIEQQIAHQTQLDDSQRKQLADLREQLQSQKQLAEQLKQSHLTLEQSHQQLQPDIESLQQEHEIADEQAHLLEDEYEQIQTDTQQSQQKLASAQTQLAVVKAQMNHELTQLEQVKRDVSQYQAQIDEMAGLCLDDQLAELTEQQQQTIEQIDELAIALNDSEIHTSQLQQRLSEAQASLSQGKQQQASVNARLELIDELLQNQSEQATLPLWQVLQVKPGWQAAAESILQHLLQLDVLDADDFNQNTQANLGFARTSTAQQYPQKDAIVSAEVNLSPWLNHVRWVEDANEAHHALAARNNHDTHDAPNTRETICVTKAGELIGSGFQFSAAAATPVIQLSHEKQQLSDKLDELDAELEVMQQGVSGLALSQSESMLHTQDLKQSAKQKQALLTDCEQQLRALQLQQSQYQAKLDNAKNQLFKAEQAAAQYQEKIAHSESELDSHEQQQKLASASHEQVLASQTQASAQLKQLKQLKVQQSQRLQALNTQRQQLATELALSEQKQLQVDNKTSEIAQAIASINSQLAQNQQQQTQGQQQQLQQELQQYLQKQQDLDKSLQQIRTQQAELQQTLDSSLLKQKQQLEQQQGLTQRLSGLKLRREGVKGQIDAQMQLLSEHQVELESVAAQLPADAKIAKWQKLLDQTRQDISELGAINLAAIEEFDSQSERKAYLDEQDNDLNQALASLEGAIKKIDRETRARFKTTYDAVNADLQSLFPKVFGGGKAYLALTDDDLLETGVTIMAQPPGKKNSTIHLLSGGEKALTALSLVFAIFRLNPAPFCMLDEVDAPLDDANVGRFCRLLEEMSQSVQFIYISHNKITMEMAEQLIGVTMHEPGVSRIVAVDIDTAVAMADAV from the coding sequence ATGAGATTAAAACAAATAAAATTAGCTGGATTTAAGTCGTTCGTTGATGCGACTAAAATTCCGTTTGAACATGCACTTTCCGCTGTTGTGGGCCCTAATGGCTGCGGCAAATCTAATGTGATTGATGCTGTGCGCTGGGTGTTGGGTGAAAGCTCAGCTAAGCATTTGCGTGGTGATGCCATGACAGATGTGATTTTTAATGGCTCCGCATCACGTAGACCTATCTCTGTCGCCAGCGTAGAACTTACCTTTGATAACTCCGAAGGTCGCCTTGCGGGGCAGTATGCCAATTTCCAGGATGTTTCGGTAAAGCGCCAAGTTAACCGCGACAGCGAATCGACGTATTTTCTCAACGGGCAAAAGTGTCGCCGTAAAGATATTACCGACCTATTTATGGGTACAGGTCTTGGGCCTCGAAGTTATGCAATCATCGAGCAGGGCACCATTTCCCGTCTTATTGAATCTAAACCGCAAGAATTACGCGTCTTCATCGAAGAGGCAGCAGGGATCTCGCGTTATAAAGAGCGCCGCCGCGAAACCGAAAACCGTATTCGTCATACCCGTGAGAACCTAGAGCGTTTAAACGATATTCGCCTTGAGTTAGGTGAGCAGCTTGAAAAGCTGGCTGCGCAAGCCGAGGATGCTAAAACCTATCGAGAGCTTAAAGCTAATGAGCGCAGCTATCATTCGCAACTATTAGTGCTTAAATGGCAAGACTTACAACAGCAGTTCGACAAGTTAACTAAACAAATCGATAAACTTACGCTTGAGCAAGCAAGCGTAGATGACGAGCTAAGGCAATTTGATACCAGTCAATCGCTAGTGACGCAGCAGCTCGCTGAGTTAACCGCCACAGAGCAAGCCAAAGTCGAGCTTTATTATCAAGCGGGCAATCAGGTGAGCCGGATTGAGCAACAAATTGCCCATCAAACTCAGCTTGATGATAGTCAGCGCAAACAGCTTGCCGATTTGCGTGAGCAACTGCAATCGCAAAAGCAGTTGGCTGAGCAGTTAAAGCAAAGTCACTTAACGCTTGAACAAAGCCATCAGCAACTGCAACCAGACATAGAGAGTTTGCAACAAGAGCATGAAATAGCTGATGAACAAGCGCATTTGCTTGAGGATGAATATGAGCAAATTCAAACAGACACCCAGCAAAGTCAGCAAAAATTAGCTAGCGCGCAAACCCAACTCGCGGTTGTGAAAGCGCAGATGAACCATGAGTTAACCCAGCTTGAGCAAGTAAAGCGCGATGTAAGCCAGTATCAGGCGCAAATTGATGAGATGGCTGGGTTATGCCTTGACGATCAACTCGCAGAGCTAACCGAGCAACAACAGCAAACGATTGAGCAAATCGATGAACTGGCAATAGCGCTTAATGACAGTGAGATACACACCAGTCAGTTGCAACAGCGTCTTAGTGAGGCACAAGCAAGTTTGAGTCAGGGCAAACAGCAACAAGCTTCAGTGAATGCTCGTTTGGAGTTAATTGATGAGCTTTTGCAAAACCAAAGTGAGCAAGCCACGCTTCCGCTATGGCAGGTGCTACAAGTCAAGCCCGGTTGGCAAGCGGCTGCCGAGAGTATTTTGCAGCATTTATTACAGTTAGATGTGCTTGATGCAGATGATTTTAATCAAAACACTCAAGCCAATTTGGGTTTTGCGCGTACCAGCACGGCGCAGCAGTATCCGCAGAAAGACGCGATTGTTAGCGCAGAGGTTAATCTTTCGCCTTGGTTAAATCACGTACGTTGGGTTGAAGATGCAAACGAGGCGCATCATGCGTTAGCTGCACGGAATAACCACGATACTCACGACGCGCCCAATACGCGCGAAACTATTTGCGTGACAAAAGCCGGGGAGCTAATTGGTAGTGGTTTTCAATTTAGCGCTGCAGCGGCTACGCCGGTTATTCAGCTAAGTCATGAAAAGCAGCAGCTTAGTGACAAGCTTGATGAGCTAGATGCTGAACTCGAAGTTATGCAACAGGGCGTGTCGGGACTTGCGTTATCGCAAAGTGAGTCAATGCTGCATACACAAGATCTCAAACAGTCGGCTAAGCAAAAACAAGCACTACTGACTGATTGTGAGCAGCAGCTGCGTGCGCTTCAGTTACAGCAATCGCAGTATCAGGCAAAGTTAGACAATGCTAAAAATCAGCTATTTAAAGCTGAGCAGGCGGCAGCGCAGTATCAAGAAAAAATCGCCCACAGCGAGAGTGAGCTTGATAGTCACGAGCAGCAACAAAAACTCGCCAGCGCCAGTCATGAGCAAGTGTTAGCGTCGCAAACTCAGGCGAGTGCACAACTAAAGCAGCTTAAACAATTAAAAGTGCAGCAATCGCAGCGTTTGCAAGCATTGAATACCCAGCGTCAACAGTTAGCCACTGAACTTGCATTAAGCGAGCAAAAGCAGCTGCAAGTTGATAATAAAACCAGTGAAATAGCCCAAGCGATAGCAAGCATAAATAGTCAACTTGCGCAAAACCAACAGCAGCAAACTCAAGGCCAGCAACAGCAACTACAGCAAGAGCTGCAACAGTATTTGCAAAAACAACAGGATTTAGATAAATCTCTGCAGCAAATTCGCACGCAACAGGCTGAGTTACAACAAACGCTAGATAGCTCACTATTAAAGCAAAAACAACAGCTTGAGCAACAACAAGGCTTGACTCAACGTTTAAGCGGGTTAAAGTTACGACGAGAGGGTGTAAAAGGGCAAATTGATGCCCAGATGCAATTGTTGAGTGAACATCAAGTCGAACTTGAGTCAGTCGCGGCTCAGTTGCCAGCTGACGCTAAAATTGCCAAGTGGCAAAAGCTGCTAGACCAGACCAGGCAAGATATTAGCGAGCTTGGCGCAATTAACCTGGCGGCAATTGAAGAGTTTGACAGTCAGAGTGAGCGTAAAGCATACCTCGATGAGCAAGATAACGATTTAAATCAAGCTTTGGCTTCACTAGAAGGCGCAATTAAAAAGATTGATAGGGAAACTCGCGCTAGGTTTAAAACCACCTATGATGCGGTTAATGCAGATTTGCAAAGCCTGTTCCCTAAGGTTTTTGGTGGCGGTAAAGCCTACCTTGCGCTGACAGATGATGACTTGCTTGAAACTGGGGTGACGATTATGGCTCAGCCCCCAGGTAAAAAGAACAGCACCATCCATCTACTAAGTGGTGGAGAAAAAGCCTTAACCGCTTTATCATTGGTGTTTGCCATATTTAGATTAAATCCAGCCCCGTTTTGTATGCTGGATGAAGTAGATGCACCTTTGGATGACGCCAATGTGGGTCGCTTTTGTCGACTGCTCGAAGAGATGTCACAGAGTGTGCAGTTTATCTATATCAGCCACAATAAAATAACAATGGAAATGGCTGAACAATTGATAGGCGTAACAATGCACGAACCAGGTGTGTCGCGCATTGTAGCAGTGGATATAGACACTGCGGTGGCCATGGCCGACGCAGTATAA
- a CDS encoding DUF5916 domain-containing protein, protein MVNFRPNINCISRLKRLVALASLSCLPFLSAHAGHSDNFHLDIPTLDRGATIDGEFDEPQWANATEVELKYETSPGENIAAPVTTKVKVYATNESLFFAFTAYDPEPEKIRANLRDRDSSWGDDQIGIKLDTFNNAKLAYQFFVNPLGAQGDSIENELTGNESDAWDGIWYSLGKVTDKGYQVEVELPLRLFNFPKVDAQTWGIELIRFYPRNETHRLSTHKISRDNSCQLCQLGTATGLVGLEPSQDIQLTPSLVANRESSRGLNPQTPWDDENNVEAGLDIRWGISPTTLLNATINPDFSQVEADSGQLNVNNNFALFFDEKRAFFLDNKDYFDTQMNLLHTRNIGSPDYGLKLTTQQSEHTFGLLAANDEQTQFLVPGNLSSDIATIDEPSYNIASRYRYDANSELSVGAMITMKKSDDYHNYVASTDVKYQPTEHDTITAQFAHSKTQYPEDLFQQFCRGDDCSAPAPDCDFTNCNYNERVLRTKKDGEISDNVYRIKYVHDRRNWWGQVYYISTGEDFRADLGFIENVDYSKLVAGGGYRWYPSDSFFSSVQLSGDWDVTHNQAGEQIEQETEMSLRFEGGYQSYIAGGIVHKNRVGLRLDPSKLAIEGNTDDFDVTLSWLYGYFTPIDPLKLELDINYGDEIDYANNQLGTKTMFNPEVEWKITESIALDVSHRYQTLDVEQGRLFTANLSDLRLNWQLSLNSFIRLSSIYTHIERDPSLYQYRNPDKVYQDLGNELLYGYKLNPQSVFYLGYSDAFVANDDIDSLTQNDKTYFMKVSYAWLL, encoded by the coding sequence GTGGTTAATTTTCGCCCTAACATAAATTGTATCTCGCGTTTAAAACGCCTTGTCGCGCTAGCGTCATTAAGTTGCTTACCGTTTCTATCTGCCCATGCGGGGCATAGCGATAACTTTCATTTAGACATTCCCACTTTAGATCGTGGTGCAACAATTGATGGTGAATTTGACGAACCACAATGGGCAAATGCCACCGAAGTTGAACTGAAATATGAAACATCACCGGGTGAGAATATTGCGGCTCCTGTAACCACCAAAGTTAAAGTTTACGCCACTAACGAAAGCCTATTTTTTGCCTTTACCGCTTACGACCCAGAGCCTGAGAAAATTCGCGCAAACTTGCGCGATAGAGACAGCTCTTGGGGTGATGATCAAATTGGCATCAAGCTGGATACCTTTAATAACGCGAAACTGGCATACCAGTTTTTTGTGAACCCGCTTGGCGCTCAAGGCGACTCAATTGAAAATGAGCTTACTGGCAACGAAAGTGATGCCTGGGACGGTATTTGGTACAGCCTAGGTAAAGTAACCGACAAAGGTTACCAAGTTGAAGTCGAGCTGCCACTTAGGCTATTTAACTTCCCAAAAGTCGACGCGCAAACCTGGGGCATTGAGCTTATTCGCTTCTACCCGCGCAATGAAACCCATCGCTTATCGACCCACAAAATTAGTCGAGATAACAGCTGCCAATTATGTCAGCTCGGCACAGCCACAGGTCTTGTTGGGCTAGAGCCAAGCCAGGATATTCAATTAACGCCGTCTTTAGTCGCTAACCGAGAATCAAGCCGAGGCTTAAATCCACAAACACCATGGGATGATGAGAACAATGTTGAAGCGGGCTTAGATATCCGCTGGGGCATTAGCCCAACGACCTTGTTAAATGCCACGATTAATCCAGACTTTTCTCAAGTTGAGGCAGATAGTGGTCAGCTAAACGTCAACAATAACTTTGCGCTGTTCTTTGATGAAAAGCGTGCTTTCTTCCTTGATAACAAAGACTATTTCGATACGCAAATGAACTTGCTGCATACTCGAAACATTGGCTCTCCTGATTATGGTTTGAAGCTAACAACTCAGCAAAGCGAGCATACCTTTGGTTTACTGGCGGCAAATGATGAACAAACGCAATTCTTAGTGCCTGGCAACCTCAGCTCTGATATCGCCACCATCGACGAGCCTAGCTATAACATTGCTAGTCGCTACCGATATGATGCGAATAGTGAGTTATCCGTTGGTGCGATGATCACCATGAAAAAGTCTGATGACTATCATAACTATGTGGCAAGTACCGACGTTAAGTATCAGCCAACTGAGCATGACACCATCACCGCGCAGTTCGCCCACTCTAAAACTCAGTATCCAGAAGATTTATTCCAACAGTTCTGTCGTGGTGATGACTGCAGCGCACCTGCACCTGATTGTGATTTTACTAACTGTAACTACAACGAGCGGGTTCTGAGAACCAAAAAAGACGGAGAGATCAGCGACAACGTTTATCGTATCAAGTATGTCCATGACAGACGTAACTGGTGGGGCCAAGTTTACTATATTTCCACTGGTGAAGATTTCCGCGCAGACCTAGGTTTCATTGAAAACGTTGACTACAGCAAACTTGTTGCTGGTGGCGGTTACCGTTGGTACCCGAGCGATAGTTTCTTTAGCTCAGTGCAGCTATCTGGCGATTGGGATGTCACCCATAATCAGGCTGGTGAACAAATTGAACAAGAAACCGAAATGTCACTGCGCTTTGAAGGCGGATACCAAAGTTATATTGCTGGCGGTATTGTTCATAAGAACCGCGTTGGCTTGCGTCTTGACCCATCTAAACTTGCTATTGAAGGCAATACCGATGATTTTGATGTCACCTTAAGCTGGCTATATGGCTACTTTACGCCAATTGACCCATTAAAACTGGAGCTCGATATTAACTATGGTGACGAAATTGACTACGCCAACAACCAACTTGGCACTAAAACCATGTTTAACCCTGAGGTTGAATGGAAGATCACTGAGTCGATTGCGCTAGATGTATCACACCGATACCAAACGCTCGATGTAGAGCAAGGCCGTCTATTCACGGCAAACTTAAGCGACCTGCGCCTTAATTGGCAGCTCAGCCTTAATAGCTTTATCCGCCTATCTAGTATCTATACACACATTGAGCGCGACCCAAGCTTATATCAATACCGTAACCCAGATAAGGTATACCAGGACTTGGGTAATGAGTTGTTGTACGGCTATAAGCTCAACCCACAAAGTGTATTTTACTTGGGTTATAGCGATGCCTTTGTCGCAAACGATGACATTGACTCGCTAACCCAAAATGACAAAACCTACTTTATGAAGGTTAGCTATGCTTGGTTGCTCTAA